A single window of Methylobacterium nodulans ORS 2060 DNA harbors:
- a CDS encoding PRC-barrel domain-containing protein translates to MGSTSTNETSTLIASDRVEGTAVRRPDGDSLGRIERLMIEKKSGRVAYAVMSFGGFLGLGEGYYTVPWGALRFNPELDAYELDLTEEQLRNAPQRTAEGQDPSFDRAWEEHVHRYYNAHPYWMA, encoded by the coding sequence ATGGGGAGCACCAGCACCAACGAGACCAGCACGCTGATCGCCAGCGACCGCGTCGAGGGCACCGCCGTGCGCCGCCCCGATGGCGACAGCCTCGGACGCATCGAGCGCCTGATGATCGAGAAGAAGTCCGGCCGCGTGGCCTATGCGGTGATGAGCTTCGGCGGCTTCCTGGGGCTCGGCGAGGGCTATTACACGGTTCCCTGGGGGGCGCTGCGCTTCAACCCGGAGCTGGACGCCTACGAGCTCGACCTCACCGAGGAGCAGCTCCGGAACGCGCCCCAGCGCACGGCCGAGGGGCAGGATCCGTCCTTCGACCGGGCCTGGGAGGAGCATGTGCACCGCTACTACAACGCGCATCCCTACTGGATGGCCTGA
- a CDS encoding EVE domain-containing protein: MAHWLFKSEPSTWSWDQQVAAGEAGTFWNGVRNHLAKKHLQAMQRGEQGFFYHSNEGKAVVGIVEVIRTYYPDHTDESGRFGMVDIKAVTGLPRPVTLDAIKAEPRLKDMVLVNNARLSVQPVTEAEWAVIRAMGGV; encoded by the coding sequence ATGGCGCATTGGCTCTTCAAGTCCGAGCCGTCCACCTGGTCCTGGGACCAGCAGGTGGCGGCGGGCGAGGCCGGCACGTTCTGGAACGGGGTGCGCAACCACCTCGCCAAGAAGCACCTGCAGGCGATGCAACGCGGCGAGCAGGGCTTCTTCTATCATTCGAACGAGGGCAAGGCGGTCGTCGGCATCGTCGAGGTGATCAGGACCTACTATCCGGACCACACGGACGAGAGCGGCCGTTTCGGCATGGTCGATATCAAGGCCGTGACGGGCCTGCCGCGCCCGGTGACGCTCGACGCCATCAAGGCCGAGCCGCGGCTCAAGGACATGGTCCTGGTGAACAACGCGCGGCTCTCGGTGCAGCCGGTGACGGAGGCGGAATGGGCGGTGATCCGCGCGATGGGGGGAGTGTGA